A stretch of the Sulfurimonas sp. HSL3-1 genome encodes the following:
- a CDS encoding efflux RND transporter periplasmic adaptor subunit, translating into MKKILVTAVLMFTALHAQNIYATFDVEAEKAAELSLTSSGTIEGINIDVGSRVKKGDILLWLDNDDMKEAVELAKAQLELARVDAKFAQRNFERYEKVKNVIDAGEYDRYASAYETAKSRLHEAQVNVRYKQALLEKTILRAPFDGVVSDKPVEVGDVVSGAMIKVLLRLQSAKANTLKLKVDQKYWTKLKPGQTFRYRVDGETGQREGKVSIVYPTANNANRKIIVEVPAKGIVPGLFGEGEIEAD; encoded by the coding sequence ATGAAAAAGATCTTAGTGACGGCCGTCCTTATGTTTACGGCACTGCATGCGCAGAACATCTATGCAACGTTCGATGTCGAAGCGGAAAAGGCCGCCGAACTCTCCCTGACCTCCAGCGGTACTATCGAAGGGATCAATATCGACGTCGGTTCCCGGGTCAAGAAGGGCGATATTCTGCTCTGGCTGGATAACGACGATATGAAAGAGGCCGTGGAGCTGGCCAAGGCGCAGCTGGAGCTGGCCCGCGTCGACGCCAAGTTCGCCCAGCGCAATTTTGAACGCTACGAGAAGGTCAAGAATGTCATCGATGCGGGCGAGTACGACCGCTACGCGTCGGCGTACGAGACGGCGAAGAGCCGCCTGCACGAAGCGCAGGTCAACGTACGCTACAAGCAGGCCCTCCTGGAGAAGACGATCCTGCGGGCCCCCTTTGACGGGGTCGTCTCCGACAAGCCCGTCGAGGTGGGGGACGTCGTCAGCGGCGCCATGATCAAGGTGCTGCTGCGGCTGCAGAGCGCGAAAGCGAACACCCTCAAGCTCAAAGTCGACCAGAAATACTGGACAAAACTGAAGCCCGGCCAGACCTTCCGCTACCGTGTTGACGGCGAGACGGGGCAGCGCGAGGGGAAGGTGAGCATCGTCTACCCGACGGCCAACAACGCCAACCGCAAGATCATCGTCGAGGTCCCGGCCAAGGGGATCGTCCCGGGGCTCTTCGGCGAGGGTGAGATCGAGGCCGACTGA
- a CDS encoding TolC family protein has translation MRQIFSLLFAGTALFGFDLPTLITQAQQNEQVQAYAKRAEAAAHAHDAVVASYLPRIDVGASASYIDERGSIDVPETYKAYAEANFVILDGFKRKNLLSEKSMDAKAGQFDLEGFKKAVSLQVIQRYAELQNVASDIDALQKNREQLAEQLERFKLFKSAGIATEEDVERLNAAVADADYQIIARQYESDRLRSQLELLSGAPLEGELTPGAVVLPEETEAKRLDSLEAMAFRVRALGYAAEQADSVYYPTIALNDTYTWYDYKNFNPSFPVNFVDKQNRLTLQLSMNLIDFGAARQQKQVLRLQQEAQALELRYAEKSAEADRALALKAIQRAESLLDAAQKSETASDRTFAVVKKKYEARVVDYIRYLDALSKATESRAQYNRALSGLNSANATYIYNLGMDPKEYVK, from the coding sequence ATGCGACAGATTTTCTCTTTACTTTTTGCGGGGACGGCCCTGTTCGGGTTCGATCTGCCGACGCTGATCACCCAGGCGCAGCAGAACGAGCAGGTGCAGGCCTATGCCAAGCGCGCCGAGGCGGCGGCGCACGCACACGACGCGGTGGTCGCGTCGTACCTGCCGCGCATCGACGTCGGGGCGAGCGCCTCGTACATTGACGAGCGGGGCAGCATCGACGTGCCCGAAACCTACAAGGCCTACGCCGAGGCGAACTTCGTCATTCTTGACGGATTCAAACGAAAGAACCTTCTCAGCGAGAAAAGCATGGACGCGAAAGCGGGGCAATTTGACCTCGAAGGGTTCAAAAAAGCGGTCTCGCTGCAGGTGATCCAGCGTTATGCCGAACTGCAGAACGTCGCGTCCGATATTGACGCCCTTCAGAAGAACCGCGAGCAGCTCGCCGAGCAGCTGGAACGGTTCAAACTCTTCAAAAGCGCGGGCATCGCGACGGAAGAGGATGTCGAGCGTCTCAATGCCGCCGTGGCCGATGCGGATTACCAGATCATTGCACGGCAGTACGAGAGCGACCGCCTGCGCAGCCAGCTGGAGCTGCTCAGCGGCGCGCCGCTGGAGGGGGAGCTGACACCGGGGGCGGTCGTCCTGCCGGAGGAGACCGAAGCGAAACGGCTCGACAGCCTCGAAGCGATGGCCTTCAGGGTCCGCGCTCTGGGCTATGCCGCCGAACAGGCCGACAGCGTCTACTATCCGACCATCGCCCTCAACGACACCTATACCTGGTACGACTACAAGAATTTCAACCCGAGTTTTCCGGTCAATTTCGTCGACAAACAGAACCGCCTGACCCTGCAGCTCTCCATGAACCTGATCGATTTCGGCGCCGCGCGGCAGCAGAAGCAGGTGCTACGGCTCCAGCAGGAGGCGCAGGCGCTTGAGCTGCGCTACGCCGAAAAGTCGGCGGAGGCGGACCGGGCGCTGGCCCTCAAAGCGATCCAGCGCGCCGAAAGCCTGCTGGACGCGGCACAAAAGTCGGAAACGGCCTCCGACCGCACTTTTGCCGTCGTCAAGAAAAAGTACGAGGCGCGGGTCGTCGACTACATCCGCTATCTCGACGCGCTGAGCAAGGCCACGGAGTCGAGAGCGCAATACAACCGCGCACTGAGCGGGCTGAACAGCGCCAATGCAACCTACATTTATAACCTGGGGATGGACCCGAAGGAGTATGTCAAATGA
- a CDS encoding LPXTG cell wall anchor domain-containing protein, with product MPGQTLPLKDIKPIVAVPDHSLWLLTALVAVGILLLGLLLFWLLKRRRNGGDPKRTEALKRLQALDFSDTKSAVYDFSLLGHFVATPETMPTFRALLAELEPYKYQKSVPALDTALETRLRDFIKEARRG from the coding sequence ATGCCCGGACAGACCCTCCCGCTCAAAGACATCAAGCCCATTGTCGCCGTCCCCGACCACTCACTCTGGCTCCTCACCGCCCTTGTCGCAGTAGGCATCCTCCTGCTGGGCCTTCTGCTCTTCTGGCTGCTCAAACGGCGCCGCAATGGGGGCGACCCCAAACGGACCGAGGCGCTGAAACGGCTGCAGGCGCTCGATTTCAGCGACACGAAAAGTGCCGTCTACGACTTCAGCCTGCTGGGGCACTTCGTGGCGACGCCGGAGACGATGCCGACCTTCCGGGCGCTGCTCGCGGAACTCGAACCCTACAAGTACCAAAAAAGCGTCCCCGCCCTGGACACCGCGCTCGAAACGAGGCTGCGCGATTTCATCAAGGAGGCACGCCGTGGGTGA
- a CDS encoding TetR/AcrR family transcriptional regulator: protein MIKAKLQDVKRSLILEAAAAAFESAGYEALKVSELAKGVGVSVGTIYGLFESKEGLYMAYVKAQISGYIAELRARCETVTDPEAQLETAFWLKFSHFASKRRAVEECAKNNPLFFSNIRHSEPEILEQVYKVIAGIVRRINPKLDEEEALAMSYHLAGLSDGYINYWLVHDGDLLSKVPALQAQMLTMIKGC, encoded by the coding sequence ATGATCAAAGCGAAACTGCAGGATGTCAAGCGCTCGCTGATCCTAGAAGCGGCGGCGGCGGCCTTCGAATCGGCGGGATATGAAGCGCTCAAGGTCTCGGAACTGGCCAAGGGCGTCGGGGTCTCCGTCGGAACGATCTACGGGCTGTTCGAGTCCAAAGAGGGGCTCTATATGGCCTACGTCAAAGCGCAGATCAGCGGCTATATCGCGGAGCTTCGGGCCCGCTGCGAGACGGTCACGGATCCCGAAGCGCAGCTGGAAACGGCATTCTGGCTCAAGTTCAGCCATTTCGCCTCCAAGCGCAGGGCCGTCGAGGAGTGCGCAAAGAACAACCCGCTCTTTTTCAGCAATATCCGCCACAGCGAACCGGAGATCCTGGAGCAGGTGTACAAGGTGATCGCCGGGATCGTCCGGCGGATCAATCCGAAGCTGGATGAGGAGGAAGCCCTGGCGATGTCTTATCACCTGGCCGGTCTCAGCGACGGCTATATTAACTACTGGCTGGTCCACGACGGTGATCTTCTTTCGAAGGTGCCGGCCCTGCAGGCCCAGATGTTGACTATGATCAAAGGATGCTAA
- a CDS encoding DUF58 domain-containing protein produces MLAHKSEEILIRTRRNIFGSNAGGNPSIFAGNGLDFAELKEYTIGDDVRTLNWKVTAREQRPFVNVFNEERELNIVCVYLESGSIFFGSQRFKQEVMAEALSLISYSALKNDDRVSTLVFSDKEEFFLPPTRALGSLHVTVPEVLGRDPLGKRVDFAALVDHLNGRVRQRSLIFLIGDFYGDGIDLSLLARHEVYAIIVRDRFEENPALSGEIGLLDAQSMEGTTLELSPALAARYRAALEARDKTLVEHLASHRITATKLYTDEEPFVKLSALFRR; encoded by the coding sequence GTGCTGGCGCACAAGAGCGAAGAGATCCTGATCCGTACCCGCCGCAACATCTTCGGCAGCAACGCCGGGGGCAACCCGAGCATCTTCGCGGGCAACGGGCTGGACTTCGCCGAACTCAAAGAGTACACCATCGGCGATGACGTGCGTACCCTCAACTGGAAGGTGACCGCCAGGGAGCAGCGCCCCTTCGTCAACGTCTTCAACGAGGAGCGCGAACTCAACATCGTCTGCGTCTACCTCGAGAGCGGCAGCATCTTTTTCGGCTCGCAACGCTTCAAGCAGGAGGTGATGGCCGAAGCCCTCTCACTCATCTCCTACTCGGCGCTGAAAAACGACGACCGCGTCTCCACCCTTGTCTTCAGCGACAAAGAGGAGTTCTTCCTGCCGCCGACCCGCGCCCTGGGCTCCCTGCATGTCACCGTCCCCGAGGTACTGGGCCGCGACCCGCTGGGCAAGCGCGTCGATTTTGCCGCGCTCGTCGACCACCTCAACGGCCGCGTCCGCCAGCGTTCGCTCATCTTCCTCATCGGCGACTTCTACGGCGACGGCATCGACCTTTCGCTGCTCGCCCGCCACGAGGTCTACGCCATCATCGTCCGCGACCGCTTCGAGGAGAACCCCGCGCTCTCCGGCGAGATCGGCCTGCTCGACGCGCAGAGCATGGAGGGCACGACCCTGGAACTCTCCCCCGCCCTCGCCGCACGCTACCGCGCTGCACTGGAGGCGCGGGACAAGACCCTCGTCGAGCACCTCGCCTCCCACCGCATCACCGCGACGAAACTCTACACCGACGAAGAGCCCTTCGTGAAGCTCTCCGCGCTGTTCCGGAGGTAG
- a CDS encoding ABC transporter ATP-binding protein: MIEAEHLRKRFNSTLAVDDVGFHIPRGEIFGLLGPNAAGKTTTMRMLCGLIAPDDGTVRIDGKPVQKAKSCFGYVAQSFGQYEELSVIENLRFYASMYGVHDAERLDALLERYALSAYRNKRAGTLSGGTKRRLALACALSHDPDVLFLDEPTAGIDPVTRKQLWDDFYTLAAAGKTLFVTTHYMEEAQRCRRIAILDHGQMIAEGAPAAIKSELGEVRVFAVRVDYDPALTAAAENHPGIRLVNQFGSELRLMTMPEMGREAVDALVAPFAPDAAVYETEPNLEDVFMALTQERR, encoded by the coding sequence GTGATCGAGGCCGAACATCTGCGCAAACGTTTCAACAGCACCCTTGCCGTCGATGATGTCGGATTTCATATTCCCCGGGGCGAGATCTTCGGACTGCTGGGACCCAACGCCGCGGGCAAAACCACGACGATGCGGATGCTCTGCGGCCTGATCGCCCCCGACGACGGCACCGTGCGCATCGACGGGAAGCCCGTGCAAAAGGCCAAAAGTTGCTTCGGCTACGTCGCGCAGTCGTTCGGGCAGTACGAAGAGCTGAGCGTCATCGAGAACCTCCGTTTCTACGCCAGCATGTACGGCGTGCATGACGCAGAACGGCTCGATGCGCTGCTCGAACGCTATGCTTTGAGCGCTTACCGGAACAAGCGCGCCGGGACCCTCTCAGGCGGGACGAAACGGCGCCTTGCCCTCGCCTGCGCCCTCTCCCACGACCCGGACGTGCTCTTCCTCGACGAGCCGACGGCCGGCATCGATCCCGTCACCCGCAAGCAGCTCTGGGACGACTTCTATACGCTGGCGGCCGCGGGAAAAACCCTCTTTGTTACGACCCACTACATGGAAGAGGCGCAGCGCTGCCGCCGCATTGCCATCCTCGACCACGGGCAGATGATCGCCGAAGGCGCACCCGCTGCCATCAAATCCGAACTGGGGGAAGTCCGCGTCTTTGCCGTGCGCGTCGACTACGACCCCGCCCTCACCGCCGCCGCCGAAAACCATCCCGGGATCCGCCTCGTCAACCAGTTCGGCAGCGAACTGCGCCTGATGACAATGCCGGAGATGGGCCGCGAGGCCGTCGATGCGCTGGTCGCGCCGTTCGCGCCGGATGCCGCGGTCTATGAGACCGAACCCAACCTCGAGGACGTCTTTATGGCCCTCACCCAGGAGCGGCGGTAA
- a CDS encoding ABC transporter permease, which translates to MLGAMIKKELTQLRRDPRLIALIVVMPVIFLVLFGLALKLEPKNVAMAYVDNDRSFFSNLIKTGLWSDGYFKLYPVADRAAIIEEIRSGRAEAGLFIDGNFSADLSENRQPHITFYVDGTMPSLTTAMKYNSSAATDEGVTNDMYFLDENAPPTVIAPEPFIMDTVVLFNPDEKETWFFLPGIIGVLIMQIALILTGITVVREREKQTLEQLLVTPISKSAFVFGKIIPYVIIALIDFYLILGLGWLLFDLPEATSHLYLALLAVVYVAVMIAMGVLISLVSQTQQQAMFLAIFIIIPSVMLSGLIFPLEAVPDYIRPLCYAIPFTYFVEIIRGLLIKHTLIADLWHSFAALGGFAVLFIGLSILKFRRSLL; encoded by the coding sequence ATGCTCGGTGCGATGATCAAAAAGGAGCTGACCCAGCTGCGCCGCGACCCGAGGCTCATCGCCCTCATCGTCGTCATGCCCGTCATCTTCCTCGTGCTGTTCGGCCTCGCCCTCAAACTCGAACCCAAAAACGTCGCGATGGCCTACGTCGACAACGACCGCTCCTTTTTCAGCAACCTCATCAAAACGGGGCTCTGGAGCGACGGCTACTTCAAACTCTATCCGGTAGCGGACAGGGCGGCGATCATCGAGGAGATCCGTTCCGGGCGGGCGGAGGCGGGCCTCTTTATCGACGGCAACTTCTCCGCCGACCTCAGCGAGAACCGCCAACCCCATATCACCTTCTACGTCGACGGCACGATGCCCTCTTTGACGACGGCGATGAAGTACAACTCCTCCGCCGCCACCGACGAAGGGGTGACGAACGACATGTATTTCCTCGACGAGAACGCGCCGCCAACCGTCATTGCCCCGGAGCCCTTCATCATGGATACCGTCGTGCTTTTCAATCCCGACGAGAAAGAGACCTGGTTCTTCCTGCCCGGCATCATCGGGGTGCTCATCATGCAGATCGCGCTGATTCTCACCGGGATCACCGTCGTGCGGGAGCGGGAGAAGCAGACCCTGGAGCAGCTCCTCGTCACCCCCATCAGCAAAAGCGCCTTCGTCTTCGGAAAGATCATCCCCTACGTCATCATCGCGCTGATCGACTTCTACCTCATCCTGGGACTGGGGTGGCTGCTCTTCGACCTGCCCGAGGCGACGTCGCACCTCTACCTCGCGCTGCTCGCCGTCGTCTATGTCGCGGTGATGATTGCGATGGGGGTGCTGATCTCGCTTGTATCGCAGACCCAGCAGCAGGCGATGTTCCTCGCGATCTTCATCATTATCCCCTCCGTGATGCTCAGCGGCCTCATTTTCCCCCTCGAAGCCGTTCCCGACTACATCCGGCCGCTCTGCTACGCCATCCCCTTTACCTACTTTGTCGAGATCATCCGGGGATTGCTGATCAAGCACACCCTCATCGCCGACCTCTGGCACTCTTTCGCGGCGCTGGGCGGGTTCGCCGTGCTCTTTATCGGGCTGAGCATCCTGAAATTCCGCCGTTCCCTGCTGTAA
- a CDS encoding TetR/AcrR family transcriptional regulator, giving the protein MNQDEKRPYHHGNVKESAIETALEMLESEGLEAITLRELSSRIGASRTAIYRHFENKEALIREVILAGFERFDAFFVDIFSKGDVDVLTRFTMMGRAYLAFAVNNPQLYRVLFGPTVRQEREEVCDLEDAERASGFHALVHLIEVGQREGIFKKGDAFLLAATVWSTVHGLASLIIDGHLVISDNIDAIFEAGNRTLLEGLKAEH; this is encoded by the coding sequence ATGAACCAGGATGAAAAGCGGCCGTATCACCACGGCAATGTGAAAGAATCGGCGATCGAAACGGCCCTGGAGATGCTGGAGAGCGAGGGGCTCGAAGCCATCACCCTGCGGGAGCTCTCCTCGCGCATCGGGGCGTCGCGGACGGCGATCTACCGCCATTTCGAGAACAAAGAGGCGCTGATCCGGGAAGTCATCCTGGCCGGCTTCGAACGCTTTGACGCCTTCTTTGTCGATATCTTCTCCAAGGGTGACGTGGATGTGCTGACGCGTTTTACGATGATGGGGCGGGCCTACCTCGCCTTCGCCGTCAATAATCCGCAGCTCTACCGTGTGCTTTTCGGGCCGACGGTGCGCCAGGAGCGCGAAGAGGTCTGCGATCTTGAAGACGCCGAGAGGGCGTCTGGGTTTCATGCGCTGGTGCATCTGATCGAGGTGGGGCAGCGGGAAGGGATCTTCAAAAAAGGGGATGCTTTTCTGCTGGCGGCGACGGTCTGGTCGACGGTCCACGGGCTGGCTTCACTGATCATCGACGGGCACCTGGTGATCAGTGACAACATCGATGCGATCTTCGAGGCGGGGAACCGCACGTTGCTTGAGGGGCTCAAAGCGGAGCACTAG
- a CDS encoding AAA family ATPase, whose product MNEKIHAIKTEIAKVMVGQEALIDALLIGLITDGHILVEGVPGLAKTTAINSLAKALGLDFKRVQFTPDLLPSDIVGTEMYDQRNGAFKVKMGPAFTHLLLADEINRAPAKVQSALLEVMQEHQITIGDDTFKLADPFLVLATQNPVEQEGTYRLPEAQLDRFMLKVLVDYNSFEEEMQIVDRIANRSVGAIMQVAGADDILAMRDEVQSIHVDEAVTRYMMKIIFATREPEKYGVGEIAEYLEYGASPRASINLYKAAKARAYLRGNDFVTPLDVADTVRGVLRHRMVLNYRAEAAGVTADDLIGTIMQTIKLP is encoded by the coding sequence ATGAACGAGAAAATCCACGCCATCAAGACCGAAATCGCCAAGGTGATGGTCGGACAGGAGGCGCTGATCGACGCACTGCTGATCGGCCTCATCACCGACGGCCACATTCTCGTCGAGGGGGTGCCGGGCCTGGCGAAAACGACGGCCATCAACTCCCTGGCCAAGGCGTTGGGACTGGATTTCAAACGGGTACAATTCACCCCAGACCTGCTCCCCAGCGACATCGTCGGGACCGAAATGTACGACCAGCGCAACGGCGCGTTCAAGGTCAAGATGGGTCCCGCCTTTACCCACCTGCTCCTCGCCGACGAGATCAACCGCGCCCCGGCAAAGGTGCAATCGGCCCTGCTGGAGGTGATGCAGGAGCACCAGATCACCATCGGCGACGACACCTTCAAACTCGCCGACCCCTTCCTCGTCCTCGCGACCCAGAACCCCGTCGAGCAGGAGGGGACCTACCGCCTCCCCGAGGCGCAGCTCGACCGTTTCATGCTCAAAGTCCTCGTCGACTACAACAGCTTCGAGGAGGAGATGCAGATCGTCGACCGCATCGCGAACCGCAGCGTCGGGGCGATCATGCAGGTCGCCGGTGCCGATGACATCCTCGCCATGCGCGACGAAGTGCAGAGCATCCATGTCGACGAGGCCGTCACCCGCTACATGATGAAGATCATCTTCGCTACCCGCGAGCCGGAGAAGTACGGGGTCGGCGAGATCGCCGAATACCTCGAATACGGCGCAAGCCCCCGGGCCTCCATCAACCTCTACAAGGCCGCCAAGGCCCGTGCCTACCTGCGCGGCAATGACTTCGTCACCCCCCTCGACGTCGCCGACACGGTCCGGGGCGTCCTGCGCCACCGTATGGTGCTGAACTACCGGGCCGAAGCCGCCGGTGTCACCGCCGACGACCTCATCGGCACGATCATGCAGACGATCAAGCTCCCCTAA
- a CDS encoding outer membrane lipoprotein-sorting protein, which translates to MQKWLPLLFIFALNTWAISDYDLAKKTDAALSGFHDAVSEMQMTLINANGQTRERTMLMKVLEGKAGDKSLMEFLTPADVKGTKFLNYEHFDRDDDQWLYLPALKRVKRIASRNKSGSFMGSEFSYEDLSAFNIEKYTYGGDAETVELEGKSYYKSVRFPKEKDSGYTKQVSWIDPETYVIVRVDYYDRKKALLKTARFSDYRNEGGVWRIGKIVMTNHQNDKETILVWKHEKIDTGLTDKDFHKRVLKQ; encoded by the coding sequence ATGCAAAAATGGTTACCGCTGCTCTTTATCTTTGCCCTGAACACCTGGGCAATCAGCGACTACGACCTGGCGAAAAAAACCGATGCCGCGCTCAGCGGCTTCCACGATGCCGTCAGCGAAATGCAGATGACGCTCATCAACGCCAACGGCCAGACCCGTGAACGCACAATGCTGATGAAAGTGCTCGAAGGCAAAGCGGGGGACAAATCGCTGATGGAGTTCCTCACCCCGGCGGACGTCAAGGGGACCAAGTTCCTCAACTACGAACATTTCGACCGCGACGACGACCAGTGGCTCTATCTCCCCGCCCTCAAACGGGTCAAGCGGATCGCCTCGCGGAACAAGTCCGGCTCCTTCATGGGCAGCGAATTCAGCTACGAGGACCTCAGCGCGTTCAATATCGAAAAGTACACCTACGGGGGTGATGCGGAGACGGTGGAGCTCGAGGGGAAATCCTACTACAAGAGCGTCCGCTTCCCCAAGGAGAAGGACTCCGGCTATACCAAACAGGTGAGCTGGATCGACCCCGAAACCTACGTGATCGTACGGGTAGACTATTACGACCGCAAAAAGGCGCTGCTGAAAACGGCCCGTTTCAGTGACTACCGCAACGAAGGCGGAGTGTGGCGTATCGGTAAAATCGTTATGACCAACCACCAAAACGACAAGGAGACGATCCTCGTCTGGAAACACGAAAAGATCGACACCGGCCTGACGGACAAAGATTTCCATAAACGGGTCCTCAAACAGTGA
- a CDS encoding efflux RND transporter permease subunit, translating to MNIDRFVDGIIRFRWWAALLIPLITLALASQLRYLQFEGSYRIWFGEESPILKQYDTFRSVFGNDDALLIMFRDEAGVFNPKALGVVKRITEALWQTTDIARVDSLTNYQYVHSDPEYPDDVIVEDFIDDPAALSSAQLADKARIAAGEEMIVGRIVSADMKTTMIAARLTPKAGDDPEVSARLKAAGEAIVAKEAASGYTFHLGGGPILNMAFITLGEHDVKTFTPFVLLIAMVLLWFIFRRPSGMLLSLSVVIFTFLIVLAVQVLLGYRLNNFTANLPVFVVAIGIADAMHLFWIYLVGRRRGMGNHDAIRFSVRKNFLPTLLTSLTTAVGFASLAVSHVIPVKTLGIATATAALLAFVLTILFVPAMLAILNPKVAKSEAEESESHDALSLRSARFIMRHDRGILLGSLLLFTLIGIGIAWVKVDSNTVRYFKEHVPFRETVTFVQRNLTGPMAYEIVVDSGEKDGIKSPEFMRTVARFTEAFKAQYPAVRHTTSLVDVVEKFNDVMDGSPTVPDGRNLIAQYLLLYSLSLPQGMEINDRMDVNERRLRVTASVDIVDTSLDLEMMQWVEDWWAQTPYRAQVNGQTEMFAHMQHDVTDTLVESILLAIAAVSLMMMLIFRNLRMIPLFIIPNVLPIALVVGVMGWLGITIDLGVAVSGAIIIGVAVDDTIHFLVKYREARREGESFEAALAYVYHYAGKAIVFTTLILSAAFMIFALSDFVPNVNFGIVTASALVIAVVIDLLMLPAWLSLVDSGKRSRIA from the coding sequence ATGAATATCGACCGTTTTGTTGACGGCATCATCCGCTTCCGCTGGTGGGCCGCGCTGCTGATCCCGCTTATCACCCTGGCCCTGGCCTCGCAGCTGCGCTACCTGCAGTTCGAGGGAAGCTACCGCATCTGGTTCGGCGAGGAGTCCCCCATCCTCAAGCAGTACGACACCTTCCGTTCCGTCTTCGGCAACGACGATGCACTGCTTATCATGTTCCGCGACGAAGCGGGCGTTTTCAACCCCAAAGCGCTGGGCGTCGTGAAGCGGATCACCGAGGCGCTCTGGCAGACGACGGACATCGCCCGGGTCGATTCGCTGACCAACTACCAGTATGTGCACAGCGACCCGGAGTATCCCGACGACGTGATCGTGGAGGACTTCATCGACGACCCCGCCGCCCTCTCCTCCGCACAGCTGGCCGATAAGGCGCGCATCGCCGCGGGCGAGGAGATGATCGTCGGACGGATCGTCAGCGCCGACATGAAAACGACGATGATCGCGGCGCGCCTCACCCCCAAAGCCGGGGACGACCCGGAGGTCTCGGCACGGCTCAAGGCGGCGGGCGAGGCGATCGTGGCCAAAGAGGCGGCCAGCGGCTACACCTTCCACCTCGGCGGCGGCCCTATCCTCAACATGGCCTTCATCACCCTCGGCGAACACGACGTCAAGACCTTCACCCCCTTCGTGCTGCTGATCGCGATGGTGCTGCTGTGGTTTATTTTCCGCCGCCCCTCGGGGATGCTGCTGAGCCTCTCCGTCGTCATCTTCACCTTCCTCATCGTCCTGGCGGTGCAGGTGCTGCTGGGCTACCGGCTCAACAACTTCACCGCCAACCTCCCCGTTTTCGTCGTCGCCATCGGGATCGCCGACGCGATGCACCTCTTCTGGATCTACCTCGTCGGCCGGCGGCGGGGCATGGGCAACCATGACGCGATCCGTTTCAGCGTCCGTAAGAACTTTCTGCCGACCCTGCTGACCTCGCTGACGACTGCCGTCGGGTTCGCTTCCCTGGCCGTTTCCCATGTCATTCCCGTCAAGACCCTGGGCATCGCGACGGCGACCGCCGCACTGCTCGCCTTTGTGCTGACGATCCTTTTCGTCCCGGCCATGCTGGCGATCCTCAACCCGAAAGTGGCGAAGAGCGAAGCGGAGGAATCCGAAAGCCATGACGCGCTCTCGCTGCGAAGCGCCCGTTTTATCATGCGCCATGACCGCGGCATCCTCCTTGGCAGCCTGCTGCTCTTTACCCTGATCGGCATCGGGATCGCCTGGGTAAAGGTCGACTCGAATACGGTGCGCTATTTCAAAGAGCATGTCCCCTTCCGGGAGACGGTGACCTTCGTGCAGCGCAACCTTACCGGGCCGATGGCCTACGAGATCGTCGTGGATTCGGGGGAGAAGGACGGCATCAAATCCCCCGAATTCATGCGGACCGTCGCCCGCTTCACCGAGGCGTTCAAAGCGCAGTATCCGGCGGTGCGCCACACCACTTCCCTCGTCGACGTCGTCGAAAAGTTCAACGACGTCATGGATGGCAGCCCGACCGTACCGGACGGGCGCAACCTGATCGCCCAGTACCTGCTGCTCTACTCGCTCTCCCTGCCCCAGGGGATGGAAATAAACGACCGCATGGACGTCAACGAACGGCGGCTTCGGGTCACCGCGTCAGTGGACATCGTCGATACCTCCCTCGACCTGGAGATGATGCAGTGGGTCGAGGATTGGTGGGCCCAGACCCCCTACCGCGCCCAGGTCAACGGACAGACGGAGATGTTCGCGCATATGCAGCATGACGTCACCGACACCCTTGTCGAGTCAATCCTGCTCGCCATCGCAGCGGTCTCGCTGATGATGATGCTGATCTTCCGCAACCTCCGCATGATCCCCCTCTTTATCATCCCCAACGTGCTGCCCATCGCCCTCGTCGTCGGGGTCATGGGGTGGCTGGGGATCACCATCGACCTCGGCGTCGCGGTCTCCGGGGCCATCATTATCGGGGTGGCGGTGGACGACACCATCCACTTCCTCGTCAAATACCGCGAAGCGCGGCGGGAGGGTGAAAGCTTCGAAGCGGCGCTCGCCTACGTCTACCACTATGCGGGCAAGGCGATCGTCTTTACCACCCTTATCCTCAGCGCGGCCTTTATGATTTTCGCGCTGAGCGACTTCGTCCCCAACGTCAACTTCGGGATCGTCACGGCCTCGGCCCTGGTGATCGCCGTCGTCATCGACCTGCTGATGCTCCCCGCGTGGCTGAGCCTCGTCGACAGCGGCAAACGCAGCCGCATCGCCTAA